A single Pan troglodytes isolate AG18354 chromosome 19, NHGRI_mPanTro3-v2.0_pri, whole genome shotgun sequence DNA region contains:
- the TEX19 gene encoding testis-expressed protein 19 encodes MCPPVSMRYEEEGMSYLYASWMYQLQHGDQLSICFTCFKAAFLDFKDLLESEDWEEDNWDPELMEHTEAESEQEGSSGMELSWGQSPGQPVQGGSEAWGPGTLAAAPEGLEDAGLDPHFVPTELWPQEAVPLGLGLEDADWTQGLPWRFEELLTCSHWPSFFPS; translated from the coding sequence ATGTGCCCTCCGGTCAGCATGCGGTATGAGGAAGAGGGCATGTCCTACCTCTATGCCTCCTGGATGTATCAGCTTCAACATGGAGATCAGCTAAGCATTTGCTTCACCTGCTTCAAGGCTGCCTTTCTAGACTTTAAAGACTTGCTGGAGTCAGAGGACTGGGAAGAAGACAACTGGGACCCTGAGCTGATGGAGCACACTGAGGCAGAGTCGGAGCAGGAGGGGTCCTCAGGGATGGAGCTGAGCTGGGGGCAGAGCCCAGGACAGCCTGTGCAGGGGGGCTCTGAGGCATGGGGGCCAGGGACCCTGGCAGCAGCCCCAGAAGGGTTGGAAGATGCAGGTCTGGACCCCCACTTTGTCCCCACTGAACTATGGCCTCAGGAGGCTGTGCCCCTGGGCCTGGGCCTTGAGGATGCTGACTGGACCCAGGGTCTTCCCTGGAGATTTGAGGAGCTTCTTACCTGCTCACACTGGCCAAGCTTCTTTCCTTCATAG